TATACAAAAACGCATGTACACTCATAAGAGTGTTAATATTGTGGTTTCAATCAAAATGTTCCCCAACCAGCAGTAAGTTCCGCAGTACCTAGTTCCGCAGTACCTAGTCCCACAGTATCTGGTCCCACAGTATCTGGTCCCACAGTATCTAGTCCCATGGTAACGTCCCACAGTACCTAGTCCCACAGTATCTGGTCCCACAGTACCTAGTCCCACAGCATCTGGTCCCACAGTATCTAGTCCCACAGCATCTGGTCCCACAGTATCTGGTCCCACAGTACCTAGTCCCACAGCATCTGGTCCCACAGTATCTGGTCCCACAGTACCTAGTCCCACAGTACCTAGTCCCACAGTATCTAGTCCCATGGTAACATCCCACAGTACCTAGTCCCATGGTAATGTCCCACAGTACCTAGTCCCATGGAACCTAGTCCCATAGTAACGTCCCACAGTACCTAGTCCCATGGTAACGTCCCACAGTGCCTAGTCCCATGGTAATGTCCCACAGTACCTAGTCCCATGGTAACGTCCCACAGTACCTAGTCCCATGGTAACGTCCCACAGTATCTAGTCCCACAGTACCTAGTCACATGGTAATAAGTCCCACAGCACCTAGTCCCACAGTATCTAGTCCCATGATAATGAGTCCCACATTATCTAGTCCCATGATAATGAGTCTCACAGTACCTAGTCCCACAGTATTTAGTCGCATGATAATGAGTCCCACAGTATCTAGTCCCATGATAATGAGTCCCACAGTATCTAGTCCCACAGTATCTAGTCCCATGGTAGTGAGTCCAACAGTACCAAGTCCCACAGTATCTAGTCCCATGGTAATGAGTCCAACAGCATCTAGTCCCACAGTATCTAGTCACACAGTATATAGTCCCATGGTATCTAGTCTCATGGTATCTAGTCCCACAGTATCTAGTCCAACAGTATCTAGTCCCACAGTATCTAGTCCCACAGTATCTAGTCCCACAGTACCTATTCCAACAGTATCTAGTCCAATGGTATCTTTCTCACAGTATCTAGTCCAACAGTATCTAGTCCCATGGTATCTAGTCCCACAGTATCTAGTCCCACAGTATCTAGTCCCACAGTACCTAGTCCCACAGCATCTAGTCCCACAGTATCTAGTCCCACAGCATCTAGTCCCACAGTATCTAGTCCCATGGTATCTAGTCCCACAGCACCTGGTCCCACAGCATCTAGTCCCACAGTATCTAGTCCCACAGTATCTAGTCCCACAGTATATAGTCCCACAGTATCTAGTCCCACAGTATCTAATCCCACAGTATCTAATCCCACAGTACCTAGTCCAATGGTATCTATTCCCACAGTATATAGTCCCATGGTATCTAGTCCCATGGTATCTAGTCCCACAGTATCTAATCCCACAGTATCTCCAGTGCTAACACAGTATCTCGTACCACAGTATCTAGTCCCACAGTACCTAGTCCCACAGTACCTAGTCCCACAGTATCTAGTTCCACAGTATCTAGTCCCACAGTATCTCCATTGCTAACACATTATCTAGTCCCACAGTACCTAGTCCCACAGTACCTAGTCCCACAGTATCTAGTCCCACAGTATCTAGTCCCACAGTATCTCCAGTGCTAACACAGTATATCGTACCACAGTACCTAGTCCCACAGTATCTAGTCCAACAGTACCTAGTCCCACAGTATCTAGTCCCACAGTATCTCCAGTGCTAACACAGTATCTCGTACCACAGTACATAGTATCTAGTCCCACAGTATCTCCAGTGCTAACACAGTATCTCGTACCACAGTACTTAGTCCCACAGTATCTAGTCCCACAGTATCTAGTCCCACAGTATCTAGTCCCACAGTATCTCCAGTGCTAACACAGTATATCGTACCACAGTACCTAGTCCCACAGTATCTAGTCCAACAGTACCTAGTCCCACAGTATCTAGTCCAACAGTACCTAGTCCCACAGTATCTAGTCCCACAGTATCTAGTCCAACAGTACCTAGTCCCACAGTATCTAGTCCCACAGTATCTCCAGTGCTAACACAGTATCTCGTACCACAGTACTTAGTATCTAGTCCCATAGTATCTAGTCCCACAGTATCTCCAGTGCTAACACAGTATCTCGTACCACAGTACTTAGTCCCACAGTATCTCGTACCACAGTACTTAGTCCCACAGTATCTAGTCCCACAGTATCTAGTCTCACAGTATTTCCAGTGCTAACACAGTATCTCGTACCACAGTACCTTCAGTATTACCACAGCACCTCCAGTGCTAAAACGATGGGTAGAAATCTGGTTCAGTGGTGAGCTGTAATGTTGGTTTGTGATCCCTATTGGCATTCCAGATGAGGATTCTGGATATATAGTCACATGTTCATTTCAGTGGTTTATTTTGAGATAAGCAGTCGGATCGTTATAGAGAAGTTGACAAGTTTGGTCAAATATGAACAGCCTAACAATTTGGCTGCAGTACATTCCTCCGTCCTCTCTGTGTTGGCTTGGATTGGGAGTTTTTCAGGCACGTGATCTGTATTGGTGAAGTCCACTGACAGATTGGTAAAGTGAATAGGCCAATGGAGCTGCCTGCTGACTGTGGCTGTACAGTTTGTGATTCATAAAGGTGTCGTCAGAAATCTGTCTCTGTGCTTTGAAGACCGTATGAATggactggtctgtctctgtcctgtgaaGGCCATAGGAATggactggtctgtctctgtcctgtgaaGGCCATAGGAATggactggtctgtctctgtcctgtgaaGGCCATAGGAATggactggtctgtctctgtcctgtgaaGGCCATAGGAATggactggtctgtctctgtcctgtgaaGGTCATATGAATggactggtctgtctctgtcctgtgaaGGCCATAGGAATggactggtctgtctctgtcctgtgaaGGCCATAGGAATggactggtctgtctctgtcctgtgaaGGCCATAGGAATggactggtctgtctctgtcctgtgaaGGCCATAGGAATggactggtctgtctctgtcctgtgaaggccattggggcggcaggtagcctagtggttagagtgttggacttgtaaccgaaaggttgcaagatcgaatccccgagctgacaaggtaaaaatctgttattctgcccctgaacaaggcactgttcttaggccgtctttgaaaataagaatttgttcttaactgacttgcctagttaaataaagatacaatATGACTGGTCTTGTTTGTCCTGTGAAGGCCGTATGAATggactggtctgtctctgtcctgtgaaGACAGTATGAATggactggtctgtctctgtcctgtgaaGACCGTATGAATggactggtctgtctctgtcctgtgaaGGCCGTATGAATggactggtctgtctctgtcctgtgaaGGTCATATGAATggactggtctgtctctgtcctgtgaaGGCCATATGAATggactggtctgtctctgtcctgtgaaGACAGTATGAATggactggtctgtctctgtcctgtgaaGACCGTATGAATggactggtctgtctctgtcctgtgaaGGCCATATGGTCTGTCATATGAATGGACTTGTCTGTCTTGTGAAGACAATATGAATggactggtctgtctctgtcctgtgaaGGCCATATGAAttgactggtctgtctctgtcctgtgaaGGCCATGTGAAttgactggtctgtctctgtcctgtgaaGGCCATATGaatggtctgtctctgtcctgtgaaGGCCATGTGAAttgactggtctgtctctgtcctgtgtagGCCATATGaatggtctgtctctgtcctgtgaaGGCCATATGAATGGACTGGTCTGTCCTGTGAAGGCCATattttgtatgtctctgtcctgTGAAGGCCATATGAATggactggtctgtctctgtcctgtgaaAGCCATATGAAttgactggtctgtctctgtcctgtgaaGGCCATATGAATggactggtctgtctctgtcctgtgaaGGCCATATGAATGGTCTCTGTCCTGTGAAGGCCATGTGAAttgactggtctgtctctgtcctgtgtagGCCATATGaatggtctgtctctgtcctgtgaaGGCCATGTGAAttgactggtctgtctctgtcctgtgtagGCCATATGaatggtctgtctctgtcctgtgaaGGCCATATGAATGGACTGGTCTGTCCTGTGAAGGCCATATGAATGGACTGGTCTGTCCTGTGAAGGCCATATGAATggactggtctgtctctgtcctgtgaaGGTCATATGAATGgacttgtctgtctctgtcctgtgaaGTCCATATGTATTGACTGGTTTGCCAAGCCCTCTGATATGGCTGACCACCTAGACCTGTCGTAGCCCCTTGCTATAAGTCCGTGACTATACACTATATGCTATATGTGGCTATACGTCAGTGACTATACGTCTGTGCCCTCTCGGGGGTATAAGATATTGTTGACACTAAAGCTGTTATAGAAGTGGCTGTTCAACTGTCCTGCCTGCCCCCCTCCACTGAATGTGTTGTAGTACAGTCCTCTGTTGAAGGGAGACAGGCTGTCTGCTGGGTGGCCGTGGCCCCCGAGGCCCGCCTCTGAGAGTCCCGGGCTGTGACTGTCCTGGcctggggtgggggtgtggggtgtgtggttgtggtatGGGCTGCTATGGAGGGCTGTAATGTTCCTATTGGTCAGCTCGTTGACCAGCCCCAGAGAGCTAGTCTGTCTGCTGGAgggaccagaggagagaggaacggAGGCCCCTAGAGGCCCGGAGCCCAGCCCAGCCATACTGCTGAAGAAGTTATTAAAACACGGAGTGCCACCGGACGCCaggcccggggggggggggctcttgtGACCCTCACTGACCACCTCCATGTCTGGGGAGGCGGGGCCTAGGAGCTGGGGGCTGTCTAAGGTCTTGATGGGTGGGGCTGCTCGGCCGTCCTCTGTTTTGGTGCTGTTAGTGGAGTCGGAGCGGCGCTTCCTCTTCCTCCTGAAGTTCCCGTTGTCAAACATCTTCTCACAGTTAGGATCCAACGTCCAGTAGTTCCCTTTACCTGGAACATAAATAATAGAAACTTTAGCATTATTATATAGTATTTATATATTAATAAGACATTATTATACAGTATTTATATATTAATAAGACAGGATtacatagtatatatatattaataagaCATTATTATATAGTATTTATATATTAATAAGACATTATTATATAGTATTTATATATTAATACATTATTAATATATACACATTAGTAATATGTACATATCCAATGAAGAACTGGAGGGAGATGTGCTCATCCTAAAATGAGAAAACTAATGCTGGGATAAAAAAACATTACAGGATCAAATAAATGAGGCCCGCATACAGAATGAAGACTTGTGTGAAATAATAAAGGAATAAAGCCCTATGAACAGCAATATTCCATGTGCGGGCCACTCATTCCATGTGCGGGCCACTCATTCCATGTGCGGGCCACTCATCCCATGTGCGGGCCACTCATTCCATGTGCGGGCCACTCATTCCATGTGCGGGCCACTCATTCCATGTGCGGGCCACTCATTCCATGTGCGGGCCACTCATTCCATGTGCGGGCCACTCATTCCATGTGGGGGCCACTCATTCCATGTGCGGGCCACTCATTCCATGTGCGGGCCACTCATTCCATGTGGGGGCCACTCATTCCATGTGGGGGCCACTCATTCCATGTGCGGGCCACTTTATACGTACAAATCCACATAATGTTGTAGTAGTTTAGTATTGTGCACATTATCACAAACAGTGATGTGATGCACCTAATACTCTGGCTTTGGAATGATACACTGATGAGGAAATCAATGTCTAGGTAGCTATTAATTTGAATGAGTTTGGGGTTAAAATTGTGTCATTCCCTAGAATATGGGTGCTCCGCTCTGCCCTTCCAGGATTAGGATATCAAACCTTTTATCTATAAACTGCCATGGTAGGAAACTGAAGGCCCACTCAGTATGGACACGAAGCATCTAATAACAAGCTAACTGTTATGTTGTAATCCATAAAGTTTCTTACACTAAACTTTATAGTAATGTTAAACGCATTTACGGTAACAAAATGTACCTTTATTTACAGTAATTTACAGGTAACTGGCTGCCAGTAAATTATCGTAAAAACAATAGGattttttttacagtgtattATAACAAACTTTTGGGGCAATCTAATATTGACCACATAGTCCTAATCTAATCTCTAGAATAATATATATTCTAATCTATGGAATGACCAAATAGTCCTAATCTAATCTCTAGAATAATATATATTCTAATCTCTAGAATGACCTCATAGTTCTAATCTAATctacaaaataatatatattctAATCTCTAGAATGACCTCATAGTTCTAATCTAATctacaaaataatatatattctAATCTCTAGAATGACCTCATAGTTCTAATCTAATctacaaaataatatatattctAATCTCTAGAATGACCTCATAGTTCTAATCTAATCtacataataatatatattctAATCTCTAGAATGACCTCATAGTTCTAATCGAATctacaaaataatatatattctAATCTCTAGAATGACCTCATAGTTCTAATCTAATCtacataataatatatattctAATCTCTAGAATGACCTCATAGTTCTAATCTAATctacaaaataatatatattctAATCTCTAGAATGACCTCATAGTTCTAATCTAATCtacataataatatatattctAATCTCTAGAATGACCTCATAGTTATTTCTATGTCCCATGCTAAAGAAGCAAAGGCCAGTCAATATATTAGATATATTACATTTGACTCATCTCAAGTCTATGGGACACTGCTGATAACAATTCCTAGATTTAATATGCACAATGATAAGCATTATAGtcttcaaaataaaggaaacaaatTAATGGATAAAATTAACAATTATCAGCATATGGTTTGAATAACCCTTTATTTTATCGAACTGATTTGAACTGACATGATAGCCTGCAACCACCCTTAGCG
This genomic stretch from Oncorhynchus kisutch isolate 150728-3 linkage group LG7, Okis_V2, whole genome shotgun sequence harbors:
- the LOC109882350 gene encoding forkhead box protein I1c-like — translated: MNSIDPSVHHTSSSTASSLQPQPKSTQEPPEMAVYCDNFSMYHQPGLQSAQRPSGYGLGDYASSLWLNGPPVNSSTPYLHGNNTASFMPPSYGTQRQFLTNSPGFGGPDLGWLSIASQEELLKLVRPPYSYSALIAMAIQNAHEKKLTLSQIYQYVADNFPFYKKSKAGWQNSIRHNLSLNDCFKKVPRDEDDPGKGNYWTLDPNCEKMFDNGNFRRKRKRRSDSTNSTKTEDGRAAPPIKTLDSPQLLGPASPDMEVVSEGHKSPPPPGLASGGTPCFNNFFSSMAGLGSGPLGASVPLSSGPSSRQTSSLGLVNELTNRNITALHSSPYHNHTPHTPTPGQDSHSPGLSEAGLGGHGHPADSLSPFNRGLYYNTFSGGGQAGQLNSHFYNSFSVNNILYPREGTDV